The following proteins are co-located in the Triticum aestivum cultivar Chinese Spring chromosome 1A, IWGSC CS RefSeq v2.1, whole genome shotgun sequence genome:
- the LOC123054897 gene encoding ARM REPEAT PROTEIN INTERACTING WITH ABF2, whose translation MEAEQQKPQRPRRKAQKRRIDDEAAASAAAAAAAVLSPLGSADADDDNEDDEGSVGPEICCRQSQVAVAREVRTQVDALHHCFSWRHADRATAKRATSVLAELAKNEEMVNVIVEGGAVPALVCHLKVPHMAAAVEEEQQPRPFEHEVEKGAAFALGLLAVKPEHQQLIVDAGALPLLVSLLRRHKNATNSRAVNSLIRRAADAITNLAHENSNIKTCIRIEGGIPPLVELLESQDIKVQRAAAGALRTLAFKNDENKTLIVDCNALPTLILMLRSEDAAIHYEAVGVIGNLVHSSPNIKKEVLNAGALQPVIGLLSSCCTESQREAALLLGQFASADSECKVHIVQRGAVRPLIDMLQSADFQLREMSAFALGRLAQDTHNQAGIAYNGGLLPLLKLLDSKNGSLQHNAAFALYGVADNEDYVSDFVKVGGVQKLQDGEFIVQATKDCVAKTLKRLEEKINGRVLKHLVYLMRVGEKSVQRRVALALAHLCAPEDQRTIFIDNNGLDLLLDLLVSGSSKHQQDGSVALYKLANKAAALSPMDAAPPSPTPQVYLGEQYVNSSTLSDVTFLVEGKRFYAHRIALLASSDAFRAMFDGGYREKDARDIEIPNIRWDVFELMMRFIYTGSVEVTNELAQDLLRAADQYLLEGLKRLCEYTIAQDVNLDNVSDMYDLSEAFHAMSLRHTCVLFILEQFDKICTRPGFSQLIQRVIPELRNFFAKALRPGHRSAQP comes from the exons ATGGAGGCGGAGCAGCAGAAGCCGCAGCGCCCGCGGCGCAAGGCGCAGAAGCGCAGGATTGACGAcgaggccgccgcctcggccgccgccgccgccgccgccgtcttgtcGCCGCTCGGCAGCGCCGAtgccgacgacgacaacgaggaCGACGAGGGCTCCGTCGGCCCCGAGATCTGCTGCCGCCAGTCCCAGGTGGCGGTCGCCCGCGAGGTCCGCACGCAGGTCGACGCCCTCCACCACTGCTTCTCCTGGCGCCACGCCGACCGCGCCACCGCTAAGCGCGCCACCAGCGTCCTCGCGGAGCTCGCGAAAAACG AGGAGATGGTGAACGTAATCGTAGAGGGCGGCGCCGTGCCGGCGTTGGTGTGCCACCTGAAGGTGCCCCatatggcggcggcggtggaggaggagcagcagccgcGGCCGTTCGAGCACGAGGTCGAGAAGGGGGCTGCCTTCGCTCTCGGGCTCCTAGCTGTAAAG CCTGAACATCAACAACTTATAGTTGATGCTGGTGCCCTACCCCTGCTGGTGAGTCTCCTAAGAAGGCATAAAAATGCTACAAATTCGAGGGCAGTTAACAGCCTTATCAGAAGAGCAGCTGATGCAATTACCAACCTTGCTCATGAGAATAGCAACATCAAAACTTGTATCAG AATTGAAGGCGGAATCCCACCTCTCGTTGAATTGCTAGAATCACAGGATATTAAGGTGCAGAGGGCAGCTGCAGGGGCCTTGAGGACTTTGGCGTTTAAAAATGATGAAAACAAAACCCTG ATCGTTGATTGCAATGCATTGCCAACATTAATCTTAATGCTGCGGTCAGAGGATGCTGCAATTCACTATGAAGCA GTTGGTGTCATTGGAAATTTGGTCCATTCATCCCCAAATATCAAGAAAGAGGTTCTTAATGCGGGGGCCTTGCAACCTGTAATTGGGCTATTAAG TTCCTGCTGTACGGAAAGCCAAAGAGAAGCTGCTTTGTTGCTAGGGCAGTTTGCTTCGGCCGACTCTGAGTGCAAG GTCCATATTGTGCAACGGGGGGCAGTCCGACCACTAATTGACATGCTACAGTCAGCTGATTTCCAACTCAGGGAGATGTCAGCCTTTGCCCTTGGGAGGCTTGCACAG GATACACATAACCAAGCAGGTATTGCATACAATGGTGGCTTGTTACCTTTACTAAAGCTTCTCGACTCAAAAAATGGTTCTCTGCAACATAATGCTGCGTTTGCTCTTTATGGAGTTGCCGACAATGAG GATTATGTCTCTGACTTCGTTAAAGTAGGAGGTGTCCAAAAGTTGCAGGATGGCGAATTTATTGTCCAG GCTACAAAGGACTGTGTAGCTAAGACATTGAAGAGGCTGGAGGAGAAGATAAATGGACGA GTATTAAAACACTTGGTTTATCTCATGAGAGTAGGAGAAAAGTCTGTGCAGAGGCGTGTTGCTCTGGCTCTTGCACACCTCTGTGCCCCTGAAGATCAGCGAACAATTTTTATTGATAATAATG GTCTCGACTTGCTTCTTGATCTTCTGGTTTCGGGCAGCTCGAAACATCAACAGGATGGTTCGGTAGCACTATACAAATTAGCCAACAAAGCTGCAGCACTCTCTCCGATGGATGCTGCACCTCCATCTCCAACGCCACAG GTTTATCTTGGGGAGCAATATGTGAACAGTTCGACACTTTCAGATGTCACCTTCTTGGTGGAAG GAAAACGCTTTTATGCACACAGAATTGCTCTGCTTGCTTCTTCAGATGCATTCCGTGCAATGTTTGATGGTGGATACAGG GAAAAGGATGCAAGAGACATAGAAATTCCAAATATCAGGTGGGATGTGTTTGAACTCATGATGAG ATTTATCTATACAGGGTCAGTCGAAGTAACCAATGAGCTTGCTCAAGATCTTCTTAGAGCTGCAGATCAGTATCTGTTAGAAGGCCTCAAACGCCTATGTGAATATACAATTGCGCAG GATGTTAATTTAGACAACGTCTCTGATATGTATGACTTATCCGAAGCCTTTCATGCCATGTCACTGAGACATACATGCGTCTTGTTTATTTTGGAGCAGTTTGATAAGATCTGCACCAGACCCGG TTTCTCTCAGCTAATCCAGCGCGTCATCCCTGAGCTCCGCAACTTCTTCGCTAAGGCACTAAGGCCAGGCCACCGGAGTGCGCAACCATGA